A genome region from Cotesia glomerata isolate CgM1 unplaced genomic scaffold, MPM_Cglom_v2.3 scaffold_122, whole genome shotgun sequence includes the following:
- the LOC123273698 gene encoding helicase domino-like isoform X1 → MSDKQGVPTLPPLTGGGNNNGGSSSSSGTQQQTVNLQQVLASQGLNVLTTGAGQQFVIASSVPGLSQVIQSGATTTAGLQQVTRIVNISNMSSGSPLGSPNRQNTTKVVLATSPKLVRTSLGNMFLTPTSHITSSPPAKKLKLSETSEKPTLLDDTNGYRRRIMEHRIKRMRAIREKYAENVSELYFLHAGGNIMDFQAWKKKQPTASYLQFLRQHRLDPDDENEDLTAPLPVFTYPTVSTVTTLSTSNATSSQGVEVKLAGVGVTPVAVSTTLPATVAQLSQQVGQIPGRTQGGRHGMVFAIRAAIQSPTVNVHPSPTSTLAPTFIIVPDSSKPAVMTANPSANIANKQPAASTSIKTIPPTTTVATTTVANTVTSTSPPTSSGQPVVKIVKMPANSPSSCDSQNNEQIAEKAKQEAYVMQRINELQREGLWSEKRLPKVQEPPRTKAHWDYLLEEMVWLSTDFAQERKWKKAAAKKCARMVQKHFLEKEAQAQKAEKMQEHKLKKMAGVIAKEVKTFWANVEKLVEFKQQTRLDEKRKKVLDQRLNFMVGQTEKFSTWLTEGLNKTEGTMSISASKNSSRISSPLPTQKQHSDDEFEPNQSSEDDEETIAKAEEEMKSNHKEEVELLKKESEIPLEDLLKELPPNYLEERDKSLSPSPEDSINVQEEEENNTDGDAEFTVASEESSDDENTIMEQEEAEGNSVDHRQELDDLKAENEMSIDELMAKYGNMSGTMEVDEDSEHESGKESDKDDDKEDDEEEAEAEAEAEAEAEAEAEDKSESENESEDETKEDDEDSQSQSDDETDVGLKSLLEDLDDKSSNKNPNESQSEAHNEMDDAAALAESIQPKGNTLLTTSVVTKIPFLLKHSLREYQHIGLDWLVTMYERKLNGILADEMGLGKTIQTIALLAHLACEKGNWGPHLIIVPTSVMLNWEMECKKWCPGFKILTYYGTQKERKQKRTGWTKPNAFHICITSYKLVIQDHQSFRRKKWKYLILDEAQNIKNFKSQRWQLLLNFQTQRRLLLTGTPLQNNLMELWSLMHFLMPNVFQSHREFKEWFSNPVTGMIEGNSEYNENIIRRLHKVLRPFLLRRLKTEVEKQLPKKYEHVIMCRLSKRQRFLYDDFMSRAKTRETLASGNLLSVINVLMQLRKVCNHPNLFEVRPTVSPFQMEAIDFVTASLVWNVLDYDPFKHIDLSILNLNLLKLERTITAFVSHRVRRFQTPRKLIEEIDSQPPPPPRCPAGKIKITVRLSNQVKPPPVTPQQITQAKIKSLTGILPTPRVGTSPLIKTLNNQTTGQGVTLRVAGGQQLQGYVQLVQHQGNVKAIPMAAIPHNSQTTSSSTGTPATINAQKIAVSSPNIRDGLQRLTQTVTFKQGDSVQRIPMSSFAQLVQTSTGRHIILHSSQQTTNTVSFPVMTSSGQRLTVLSPKFTPVTKVVGGVVTTSANTVGGRPVMRVPPLNVSTTVASTMASPPQPQIRSIVTRGASIVTTGGVTSANNSSNANGTAQQKEVVKKRKESPKSDFYMAQLEEDRRQRRQAKLRTIANINERKCAACPLYGEDLFTALRIDKPASGCQWHNGWLNCTNAKQPARTRRQYFSRTEALAQAIKSTEQIVEELKEVFERFVCYVPAVRAPMPRFHVSHPAPSKLWQHQRMQMVLQRRLTPKCAVLHPISSAMMTQFPDPRLIQYDCGKLQSLDRLLRKLKSGSHRVLIFTQMTRMLDVLEAFLNYHGHIYLRLDGTTRVDQRQFLMERFNGDKRIFCFILSTRSGGVGVNLTGADTVIFYDSDWNPTMDAQAQDRCHRIGQTRDVHIYRLVSEKTVEENILKKANQKRLLGDLAIEGGNFTTAYFKSSTIQDLFNIDQTENDASARMADIVEQKRERDKSLLKEVSSCSSSNSANNSNAVTPVVEEKVAMGALESALAAAEEDLDVLAAKTAKAEAVADLAEFDENIPLDDADREDTQISKAEQEVQNLISQLTPVERYAMKFVEETEGTFSAAQLAAAERELEEQKKEWELDRLRALREEEERRMRMADDDDKPLTFSREDAQNQVNSNNNSKRVGNNSNKKRQVAPSRRSSRRRSRTCESSVSESESSTESESGSQEDLAEDNNSDVEESSQDSQVDDDEMGEEGDNDDDDDGDNEDDDSQVNKFENTKRRPGRPKKIKLRKNHLDLNSPRTRSRGNVKINLWTLDVSPILPVVKRSYKEIHWRKRNKRDNNLDKSTDNENNDDSSIMDHDNDNDNDANNTDDKSSVVDDQSKSIVSLTSPSVNDAENEINEINEEEKSEVGSVEEMIKSDVDEKMSDVTGSMIMDMSESNDESDIKQEELTSELSNKTTPCESSCPESPKLTSDTLEEYKVPCDESKRTRSSRNNAKKLSDDSIAKFEITEEVNHVTRSHKPEFKDIHEDTENLDVNVGSPNNRINTSPMTVNDVVDDEYCIISNKEKSGDDSSADSSCTDVNAEPKIETIILRKTRTRSSLSNVPLSSRTRRASKIHKSEDIIDVEAKEIKQESIDGVEEGKSQLEKTSWPKVCVENILLDESVPIEATILPPVESTVSKPQNSDDKTSESLPNPNLTLRLKITRPDTPFPRILRRRTKAHSPFAEPLAPVSDESRKARKSLEKKIVKKSSESEPAPEEEKKPEGRKSPILILSDIKLKLPIPKSPQPPPQLQPETSTSSSSRVTRSSMVLDSPIVVIKERSSSDRPTTRSQGNMDNGFLLPTQINRKSRGNSQPKVIATTPESKSKLNDSVNTFPVTPKRRPDTPVPKKSSRITRSADSILFTNYNLNANLSNKNNKTRRTSTCLEKNEDVHARTPSPENISAKKDSLDTDSNGNAVNNDSFKNKDKDAATPVDNERPQRTAKVVAMITLDTHSRINHNKTSPHNSSSKKSEEKRDCEVICMEDPVGIKVRSRSSKLISSASSSSSSPVETVALNDESESESDTELRDKRLRSKSIKRSQRLIKSGLKNKFNDIQISDAADDDELGPNKKIIKLSTVDSKLNRQVS, encoded by the exons ATGAGTGATAAGCAGGGCGTGCCAACTTTGCCGCCCCTAACTGGGGGTGGAAATAACAATGGGGGAAGCAGTTCTAGCAGCGGAACTCAGCAGCAAACAGTTAACTTGCAGCAAGTATTGGCAAGCCAAGGTCTCAATGTTCTCACTACCGGAGCTGGACAGCAATTTGTTATCGCATCCTCAGTTCCTGGTCTTTCtcag gTCATACAAAGTGGCGCGACAACGACGGCTGGATTACAACAAGTCACGCGTATTGTCAACATCAGCAACATGTCAAGTGGTTCGCCTTTGGGATCTCCCAACCGGCAGAACACGACGAAAGTTGTACTTGCGACATCACCGAAACTCGTGAGAACCTCCCTCGGAAATATGTTTCTGACACCGACTTCTCACATAACGTCATCGCCGCCGGCCAAGAAGCTTAAATTATCAGAGACCTCGGAGAAGCCGACGCTGCTTGATGACACCAACGGTTACCGTCGTCGGATAATGGAACATAGGATCAAAAGAATGCGCGCAATTCGCGAGAAATACGCAGAGAACGTGTCTGAGCTTTACTTTCTCCACGCCGGCGGTAACATCATGGACTTCCAGGCGTGGAAGAAAAAGCAACCGACGGCCTCGTACCTCCAATTCTTGCGACAGCACCGTTTAGATCCTGATGACGAGAACGAAGACCTCACAGCCCCACTACCTGTATTTACATACCCCACGGTATCGACGGTGACGACTCTGAGCACGTCGAACGCGACTTCGAGTCAAGGGGTCGAAGTTAAGCTCGCGGGAGTTGGGGTTACTCCTGTAGCAGTTTCCACGACCTTACCTGCAACCGTTGCCCAGCTTAGTCAGCAAg TAGGACAGATACCAGGTAGGACTCAAGGGGGCCGACATGGAATGGTATTTGCCATCCGAGCGGCTATTCAATCTCCAACAGTGAACGTTCACCCTTCACCCACGTCTACTCTAGCACCCACATTCATTATAG TTCCAGATTCATCAAAACCGGCGGTGATGACTGCAAATCCTTCTGCAAATATAGCGAATAAACAGCCTGCGGCCTCAACTTCCATCAAAACAATACCACCTACGACAACAGTAGCAACCACTACGGTAGCTAATACTGTGACTTCAACGTCACCTCCTACGTCGTCGGGTCAACCTGttgttaaaattgttaaaatgccTGCAAATTCGCCTTCTTCATGTGATAGTCAAAATAATGAGCAAATTGCAGAGAAAGCTAaacaa GAAGCTTATGTAATGCAAAGAATAAATGAACTACAGCGTGAGGGACTTTGGTCGGAAAAGCGACTACCAAAAGTACAAGAGCCTCCGAGAACAAAAGCGCACTGGGATTATCTGCTGGAAGAAATGGTCTGGCTGTCTACTGATTTTGCACAAGAGCGTAAATGGAAAAAAGCTGCGGCTAAAAAGTGTGCGAGAATGGTACAAAAACACTTTTTGGAGAAAGAAGCCCAAGCTCAAAAGGCGGAAAAAATGCAAGAAcacaagctcaaaaaaatggcCGGTGTTATCGCCAAGGAAGTAAAAACCTTTTGGGCTAATGTTGAAAAA ctTGTGGAGTTCAAACAGCAGACGAGACTGGacgagaaaagaaaaaaagtactCGATCAACGGTTGAACTTTATGGTCGGgcaaactgaaaaattttcaacgtgGCTTACAGAAGGCCTCAATAAAACTGAAGGCACTATGAGTATTTCAGCTTCCAAAAATAGTTCGAGGATATCGTCACCTTTACCCACACAAAAACAACACTCAgatg aTGAGTTTGAGCCTAATCAAAGTTCTGAAGATGACGAAGAAACGATAGCTAAAGCCGAGGAAGAAATGAAATCAAATCACAAAGAGGAAGTTGAGTTACTTAAAAAAGAATCAGAAATACCCTTGGAAGATTTACTCAAAGAATTACCACCAAATTATCTCGAAGAGAGGGATAAAAGTTTATCTCCGTCTCCAGAAGATTCAATTAATGttcaagaagaagaagaaaacaaTACGGATGGCGATGCTGAATTTACTGTCGCTTCAGAAGAGTCTTCGGACGATGAGAACACTATTATGGAGCAAGAGGAAGCTGAAGGCAATTCCGTTGATCATCGGCAAGAGCTGGACGATCTTAAAGCCGAAAATGAAATGTCTATCGATGAGTTGATGGCCAAGTACGGAAATATGTCAGGAACTATGGAAGTCGACGAAGACAGTGAGCATG AATCTGGTAAAGAGTCTGACAAGGATGATGATAAAGAAGACGATGAAGAAGAAGCTGAAGCCGAAGCCGAAGCCGAAGCCGAGGCCGAGGCAGAAGCTGAAGATAAATCTGAAAGTGAAAATGAAAGCGAGGATGAAACTAAAGAAGATGATGAGGATTCACAAAGTCAGAGTGATGATGAAACTGATGTTGGTTTGAAATCATTGTTAGAAGATCTGGATGATAAATCGTCAAATAAAAATCCGAATGAGTCACAGTCTGAAGCACACAATGAAATGGACGACGCTGCCGCTTTGGCTGAAAGTATTCAACCTAAAGGAAATACACTTCTGACTACAAGT GTTGTGACTAAAATTCCGTTCCTCTTGAAACACTCGCTTCGTGAATACCAACACATAGGTCTTGATTGGCTGGTCACAATGTATGAGCGTAAATTAAATGGAATATTAGCCGATGAAATGGGTCTTGGTAAAACAATTCAAACAATAGCATTGTTAGCCCACCTTGCATGTGAAAAGGGCAATTGGGGTCCTCATTTGATAATTGTACCTACATCTGTGATGCTAAATTGGGAAATGGAGTGCAAAAAATGGTGTCCGGGTTTTAAAATTCTCACTTACTACGGAACTCAAAAAGAACGTAAGCAAAAGCGAACCGGTTGGACAAAGCCTAATGCATTTCACATCTGTATAACGTCTTATAAGCTGGTTATCCAGGACCATCAGAGTTTCCGTCGAAAGAAGTGGAAATACTTAATTTTAGATGAagctcaaaatattaaaaatttcaaatcacaACGATGGCAGCTTctgttaaattttcaaactcagAGACGTTTATTGTTAACGGGTACACCCTTACAAAACAATCTCATGGAACTCTGGTCGCTCATGCATTTTCTTATGCCCAATGTATTTCAATCTCACCGTGAATTCAAAGAATGGTTCAGTAATCCTGTTACCGGCATGATCGAAGGAAACAGTGAATATAACGAAAATATTATTCGTCGACTTCATAAG gttTTACGTCCATTTTTACTTCGAAGATTGAAAACCGAAGTAGAAAAACAATTACCAAAGAAATATGAGCACGTAATAATGTGCCGTTTATCAAAACGTCAAAGATTTTTGTACGATGATTTTATGTCACGTGCTAAAACAAGAGAAACTTTGGCCAGCGGTAATTTGTTGAGCGTTATCAATGTGTTGATGCAATTACGTAAAGTGTGTAACCATCCGAATTTATTTGAAGTAAGACCGACGGTATCACCTTTTCAAATGGAAGCTATTGACTTTGTCACAGCTTCTTTGGTGTGGAATGTACTTGATTACGATCCTTTTAAG CACATCGATTTGtcgattttaaatttgaatctaTTAAAATTAGAGCGGACAATCACCGCGTTTGTGTCACACAGAGTGCGTCGCTTCCAAACACCACGTAAATTGATTGAAGAAATAGATAGCCAACCGCCACCACCACCGCGTTGTCCAgctggaaaaataaaaataactgtaAGACTGTCAAATCAAGTTAAACCGCCACCGGTAACTCCACAGCAAATAACGCAagctaaaattaaaagtttgacTGGTATTTTACCAACACCGCGAGTGGGTACGTCGCCGCTGATTAAAACTCTTAATAACCAAACCACTGGGCAAGGCGTAACACTACGTGTTGCCGGTGGTCAGCAACTTCAGGGTTACGTCCAGCTTGTACAACACCAAGGCAACGTCAAAG CAATACCCATGGCTGCTATACCGCACAACTCTCAAACAACATCATCTAGCACGGGTACTCCGGCAACAATTAACGCTCAGAAAATAGCTGTGAGCAGTCCAAATATTCGTGATGGTTTACAGAGATTAACGCAAACTGTCACATTCAAACAGGGTGACTCTGTACAGAGGATACCTATGTCCAGTTTTGCTCAATTGGTTCAAACGTCAACCGGAAGGCATATTATCCTTCATTCCAGTCAACAAACTACTAACAccg tttCTTTTCCTGTAATGACATCGAGTGGCCAAAGACTAACAGTCCTTTCACCAAAATTTACCCCAGTAACTAAAGTTGTTGGCGGTGTGGTAACAACATCAGCAAATACAGTCGGAGGTCGGCCTGTAATGCGAGTGCCACCATTGAATGTTTCGACGACAGTAGCTTCGACAATGGCATCGCCGCCGCAACCACAAATACGCAGCATAGTAACTCGAGGTGCTAGCATCGTAACAACTGGTGGTGTCACTAGTGCAAACAACAGCAGCAATGCCAATGGTACTGCACAACAAAAAGAAGTGGTTAAAAAACGAAAAGAAAGTCCAAAATCTGACTTTTACATGGCGCAACTGGAAGAAGATCGGCGACAAAGGCGGCAAGCTAAGTTGCGTACCATAGCGAACATTAACGAGCGTAAATGCGCAGCGTGTCCTTTGTACGGTGAAGACCTTTTCACAGCGTTGAGAATTGACAAACCAGCTTCAGGTTGTCAGTGGCACAATGGCTGGTTGAATTGTACGAATGCCAAGCAACCAGCACGGACACGTCGTCAATATTTCTCCCGCACAGAAGCTCTTGCTCAAGCGATAAAATCAACAGAACAAATAGTCGAAGAGTTGAAGGAAGTGTTTGAACGTTTTGTCTGTTATGTACCAGCAGTAAGAGCTCCTATGCCGCGTTTCCACGTTTCTCATCCAGCACCGAGTAAATTATGGCAACATCAGCGCATGCAGATGGTCCTTCAGCGGCGATTAACGCCTAAATGTGCAGTACTCCATCCAATAAGTAGCGCGATGATGACACAATTTCCCGATCCACGACTTATACAGTATGATTGTGGTAAATTGCAATCATTAGATCgtttattgagaaaattaaagAGTGGAAGTCATCGTGTGCTGATATTTACACAAATGACAAGAATGTTGGATGTACTTGAggcatttcttaattatcacggtcatatttatttaagattagACGGTACAACACGCGTTGATCAGCGTCAATTTCTCATGGAAAGATTCAATGGTGATAAACGTATATTTTGTTTCATACTATCGACGAGATCGGGTGGTGTTGGTGTCAATCTTACTGGAGCTGACACAGTTATATTCTACGATAGCGATTGGAATCCTACTATGGACGCTCAGGCGCAAGATCGTTGTCATAGGATCGGACAGACTCGAGATGTTCACATTTACCGACTTGTTAGTGAAAAGACTGTTGAAGAAAATATTCTCAAAAAGGCCAATCAAAAGAGATTACTCGGTGATCTAGCTATTGAAGGTGGTAATTTCACTACTGCGTACTTCAAGAGTTCGACAATCCAGGACCTCTTTAATATTGATCAGACTGAAAATGATGCGTCGGCACGTATGGCTGATATCGTTGAACAAAAAAGAGAACGTGACAAGTCACTGCTGAAAGAAGTCTCGTCTTGTTCGAGTAGTAATAGTGCTAATAATAGTAATGCTGTAACACCGGTTGTCGAAGAAAAGGTAGCGATGGGGGCTTTGGAGAGTGCACTTGCCGCTGCTGAAGAAGATCTCGATGTGTTGGCTGCGAAAACTGCCAAAGCTGAGGCTGTTGCCGATCTTGCTGAGTTTGATGAAAATATTCCTTTGGACGATGCTGATCGGGAGGACACGCAAATCAGTAAAGCTGAACAAGAAGTTCAGAATTTGATTTcacag ctaacACCAGTGGAACGGTACGCGATGAAATTTGTCGAAGAAACCGAAGGTACATTTTCAGCAGCCCAATTAGCAGCAGCAGAACGCGAACTGGAGGAACAGAAAAAAGAATGGGAGTTGGACCGACTACGTGCTCTACGTGAGGAAGAAGAACGACGAATGAGGATGGCTGATGATGACGATAAGCCATTGACATTTAGCCGCGAGGATGCTCAGAATCAggttaatagtaataataattctaagaGAGTaggtaataatagtaataaaaaacgTCAGGTCGCGCCGAGTAGACGTAGTTCTCGTAGACGTAGTAGAACATGTGAATCTTCAGTGAGTGAATCCGAGTCTTCGACTGAAAGCGAATCGGGCTCTCAGGAGGATCTCGCTGAGGATAATAATTCTGATGTTGAAGAGTCAAGTCAAGATAGTCAGGTTGATGATGACGAGATGGGTGAGGAGGGTGATAACGACGATGATGACGATGGTGATAACGAGGATGATGATTCACAGgtgaataaatttgaaaatactaAACGGCGACCAGGTCgtcctaaaaaaataaaattacggaaaaatcaCCTCGATCTCAATAGTCCACGGACAAGATCTCGCGgtaatgttaaaataaatctatgGACTCTAGATGTAAGCCCAATTTTACCGGTTGTTAAACGTAGTTACAAAGAAATTCATTGGCGGAAACGTAATAAACGTGATAATAATCTTGACAAAAGTActgataatgaaaataatgatgataGTTCAATAATGGatcatgataatgataatgataatgatgctAATAATACTGATGATAAATCTTCAGTTGTAGATGATCAAAGCAAATCTATTGTGTCATTAACTAGCCCTAGTGTTAATGATGCGGAGaatgaaattaatgaaattaatgagGAAGAAAAGAGCGAGGTGGGTTCTGTTGAAGAAATGATTAAATCGGATGTTGATGAGAAAATGTCTGATGTTACGGGCTCCATGATAATGGACATGTCTGAGTCTAATGACGAAAGTGACATCAAGCAGGAGGAATTAACATCTGAGTTGTCGAATAAAACAACTCCCTGTGAATCTTCGTGTCCCGAGTCGCCAAAATTAACCAGTGATACATTAGAAGAATATAAAGTTCCGTGCGACGAAAGTAAACGCACTCGCTCAAGTCGTAATAAcgctaaaaaattatcagatgatTCGATTGctaaatttgaaattacagAAGAGGTGAATCATGTGACGCGGTCCCATAAACCTGAATTTAAAGATATTCATGAAGACACCGAGAATTTGGACGTTAATGTCGGTTCGCCAAATAACAGGATCAATACGTCACCGATGACCGTCAACGACGTGGTGGATGATGAGTACTGTATTATAAGTAACAAAGAAAAATCAGGAGATGATTCTTCAGCGGATTCTTCGTGCACGGACGTGAATGCTGAACCGAAGATAGAGACgattattttgagaaaaacgcgaaCAAGATCTTCGTTGAGCAACGTACCTTTGAGCAGTCGAACTCGTCGCGCTTCAAAGATCCACAAGTCAGAGGACATCATTGACGTTGAAGCTAAAGAGATAAAGCAAGAGTCGATAGACGGCGTTGAGGAAGGAAAAAGTCAACTTGAGAAAACCAGCTGGCCGAAAGTTTgcgttgaaaatattttgttggaTGAATCCGTGCCAATTGAGGCAACTATTTTGCCTCCCGTCGAATCGACTGTCTCAAAGCCGCAGAACTCTGACGATAAAACCTCTGAGTCGCTGCCGAATCCTAATCTTACTCTGCGATTAAAAATAACTCGTCCAGATACTCCATTTCCGCGTATTTTAAGACGCCGGACTAAAGCTCATTCGCCGTTTGCAGAACCACTGGCTCCTGTGTCGGACGAGTCCAGAAAAGCTCGGaaaagtttagaaaaaaaaatagtcaaaaaatCTTCCGAATCTGAGCCAGCGCCAGAAGAAGAGAAAAAACCCGAAGGACGCAAGAGTcctatattaattttatcagatattaaattaaaattaccaaTTCCCAAATCTCCGCAACCTCCACCACAATTACAACCAGAAACCTCCACTTCATCGTCATCGCGAGTGACGCGTTCGTCAATGGTTCTAGATTCTCCTATTGTGGTCATCAAAGAGCGCTCGTCTTCAGATAGACCTACCACACGGTCTCAGGGCAACATGGACAATGGGTTTCTATTGCCGACTCAGATAAATCGCAAATCTCGGGGTAATTCACAGCCCAAAGTAATAGCGACAACTCCAGagtcaaaatcaaaattaaatgacaGTGTTAATACGTTTCCCGTCACTCCGAAGCGGAGGCCCGATACACCAGTTCCTAAAAAATCATCACGCATCACCAGATCAGCagattctattttatttactaactACAATTTGAACGCTAATTTGTCTAACAAAAATAACAAGACGCGTCGCACTTCTACttgtttggaaaaaaatgaagatgtCCATGCACGCACACCGTCGCCGGAGAATATTTCTGCCAAGAAAGACTCCCTGGATACAGATTCAAATGGTAATGCTGTTAATAATGATTCTTTTAAGAATAAAGATAAAGACGCTGCGACTCCCGTGGACAATGAGCGCCCGCAAAGAACAGCCAAAGTTGTTGCCATGATAACTCTAGACACTCATTCAAGGATAAATCACAACAAAACGAGTCCCCATAACTCGTCAAGTAAAAAAAGCGAGGAAAAACGGGACTGCGAGGTGATCTGTATGGAAGATCCGGTGGGCATTAAAGTCAGATCAAGAAGCAGTAAATTAATTTCCTCGGCATCGTCGTCGTCGTCATCACCTGTCGAAACTGTCGCATTAAACGATGAAAGTGAGTCGGAAAGCGACACTGAGTTAAGAGATAAAAGATTGCGTagtaaaagtataaaaagatCACAAAGACTCATTAAATCagggttaaaaaataaatttaatgacatACAAATTTCAGACGCCGCGGATGATGACGAATTAGGgcctaataaaaaaataataaaacttagtACTGTTGATAGTAAGCTTAACCGTCAGGTTTCTTga